A single region of the Desulfovibrio sp. ZJ209 genome encodes:
- a CDS encoding site-specific integrase — MEIKVFGDLLAEWWERYLGRGSAKYAAECWRRLEREVLPKLGDKPPKKITPPMILRILRRIEAKGTFASARKVKSHISQAMRYGIACGLVISDPTRDLGFALTPHKSHPRAALTDPTAIGTFMAALERLRPRKRALSLKLLALTFVRPGELAAGEWAEVSWDAALWRIPGARMKMKRPHMVPLSRQALEVLRELHGITGAHVHMFPRHRDTALPEKPRCLGYALRQLGYDGATMTPHGCRAMAATTLSELGWPSEVIERQLAHTDHNQVRAAYQRGELIEERRKMMQAWADWLDLRCARAILSR, encoded by the coding sequence ATGGAAATAAAGGTATTCGGCGATCTCTTGGCGGAATGGTGGGAGCGGTATCTGGGGCGCGGTTCGGCGAAGTATGCCGCCGAGTGCTGGCGGCGGCTTGAGCGCGAAGTCCTGCCGAAGCTGGGCGACAAGCCTCCCAAAAAAATCACGCCGCCCATGATTTTGCGCATTTTGCGCCGCATCGAGGCAAAGGGCACCTTTGCGTCGGCCCGCAAGGTAAAAAGCCATATTTCGCAGGCCATGCGCTATGGCATCGCCTGCGGCCTCGTCATCAGCGACCCGACCCGCGATCTGGGCTTTGCGCTCACGCCCCATAAATCGCACCCGCGCGCCGCTCTCACCGACCCCACGGCCATTGGCACCTTCATGGCGGCCCTTGAGCGTTTACGCCCGCGCAAGCGCGCGCTGTCGCTCAAGCTGCTCGCCCTGACCTTTGTACGGCCCGGGGAACTGGCGGCCGGGGAATGGGCCGAAGTCTCATGGGACGCGGCCTTGTGGAGGATTCCCGGCGCGCGCATGAAGATGAAGCGCCCGCATATGGTGCCGCTTTCCCGCCAGGCGCTGGAGGTCCTGCGCGAGCTGCACGGCATTACCGGCGCCCATGTCCACATGTTCCCTAGGCACAGGGATACGGCATTGCCGGAAAAGCCCCGCTGTCTTGGCTATGCGCTCCGGCAACTGGGCTATGACGGCGCCACCATGACGCCGCACGGCTGTCGCGCAATGGCCGCGACGACACTCTCCGAGCTGGGCTGGCCCTCGGAGGTGATTGAACGGCAACTGGCGCACACGGACCACAATCAGGTCCGCGCGGCCTACCAACGGGGGGAGCTGATAGAGGAACGGCGCAAGATGATGCAGGCATGGGCCGACTGGCTCGATCTGCGTTGCGCCCGGGCCATCCTGAGCAGATAG